The genomic region CCGATATTGCGGCTGGTGGCCGGCGCGAACATTTTCATGCCGCTATTGGGGCGCAGGCTGTAGTTGTCCATCATGTGGTCGATATTGTGGCTGTAGATGCGTGCTTCGACTGCGCCCAGCGCGGTGTTGCCGCGGTAGCTTAATGCCGCCTTGCTGGCGTCGTCGCTGACCATGTCCATCGGCAGTGCGGGGGTGCCGGCGTCACGCGTGTGATGCCGGCCGACATCCAGGCGCAATTCGCCCGATTCGACCTTCCGTGCCCAGTAAAGGTCATGGCGCGTCGTGTTGAAGCCGGTATCGCTGACCGTGCCGCGCGGAGTCGTGTAATTGTGAGCGATGATCTGCTCGCCGCGGTAACCCAGGCTGGTATCCTGATTAGCCGTGCCCAGACTGGCGCCGATGTTGGTCGCATCGTTAGCGCTGCTGTAGCCGCCGTGCACTCTGGCTTGCGGAACGAATGCAGGCCCCTGGGCGAATACTGCCGGGGCGGTATTCGCGATCACCGTCCCGGCGATGCTGTCGCCACCCAACGAAACCGGAGTGATTCCGGCAATGACATCCAGTTGCGTCAGGCTGTCCAGAGGTGCGTAATGCAGCGGCGGGTCCATGTGGTTAGGGCAGGCTGGCGTGATCTCCATGCCATCTACCATGATCTTGACGCGTTCGTTGTAGAGTCCATGCAATTGCACGATGCCGGTTTGCTGGCCGTTTCGCACTACCGCAGCACCCGGCGCCTGCTGCAGCCAGTTGGCGACGTCCTGCCCGTTATCGGCCCCGAGTGCGCCGGTGTCGATGCGGCTGGTGTTGAGCGTGCTGGATGCAGAGGGGGCGGTCACCGTGACATCCGGCAGCCGGTAGGCGTCATCCGCCATCGCCAGACCGGGTAACGCCAGACTGAGCGCGGCCCATAGCGCGCGAGGTTGGAATTCCATGGCTCATCCTTCAGGTAAAGCCATGCATGGTAATGACAGCGAGTCTATCGGGGAATGTGACAAATTGCCGCATTGGACGCATGGCTTGACCCGGCGTTATATTTAAAACAATATATCGTTTTTGGCATTCACGGAAAGTGAGCGATCATGTCTGGCCCCAAAGAGTCGGCTGTCAACGACAGTCTGGAAATTTCAGTTCCAACTGCGCTGGAACTGGTGCGATTAAACCTGGCATGTCTGCTAGATATCCGCCAGCCGTTCGAGCTGGAGTCCGAGGGCGAGATCGCATCGGCAGTCGCGTTGCCGCTGTTCCAGTTCAAGAAATCGCTGGGCCACGCACTGAATGAAGAGGAACAGGAACTGCTCGATGCCGACCTGCCCAGCCAGCAGGACACTCAGCATTTCTTCAACCTGATTAACGGGCTGCATTACGACAAGGATTACATCCTGATCTGCGTGTGCAACAGCGGACGGCGAAGCCTGCATGCCGCGCAATTGCTCCGGGCGTTGGGATACCGGCGCGGATTTTCCTTGCGCGGCGGCTTTCGGGCGCTGCAAGAACCGGCCGGATAAGCAGGTGCCACCCAGCCAGTCGGGGTTACAGGCCCAGTTCGCTTAATCCGGGATGGTCGTCCGGTCGCCGCCCTTGCGGCCAGTGAAATTTGCGCTCGGATGCGGCAATGGCCAAGTCGTTGATGCTGGCATAACGGCGCTGCATCAGGCCGTGTACGTCGAATTCCCAGTTTTCGTTGCCGTAAGCGCGGAACCAGTTATTGTCGGCATCGCGCCATTCATAGGCAAAGCGGACCGCGATGCGGTTGCCGTCGAACGCCCATAATTCCTTGATAAGCCGGTAGTCCAATTCGCGTTGCCACTTGCGGGTGAGGAAGGCAACGATCTGTTCGCGGCCCTGCGGAAACTCGCTGCGGTTGCGCCATTGGCTGTCAACGGTATAGGCCATTGCAACGCGCAGCGGGTCACGGCTGTTCCAGCCGTCTTCGGCCATGCGCACTTTCTGGATGGCGGTTTCCCGCGTAAAGGGCGGGCATGGTGGGCGGGTTGCGCTGGTGGTATGGAGAGTTGCTGCGTTCATGGGTGTCCTCGTCAGGTATGCAATCAGGCTGTTGCCGCGGGTGCCCACATGCCGGGCATACCCACATAATGTTCGAGTGACTGAATCCGGCCCAGCCAGCCGGTAATGGCCGGGTACGGCTGCACATCGAGCCTGGCTTCGGGCGCCAGCGCAAGGTAGGGGTACACGGCGATATCCGCAATACTGATCTGGTCGCCTGCCAGCCATTGCTGGCGGGCCAGTTGCGCTTGCAGGATGCCAAGCAGATTTGCTGAGGTCTGTTGCGCTTCGGCCAGATTGATATCGCGTCCGAATTTGTGATGCATGCGTAACAAGCCCGGCCCGCGTGCGACTTCGTTGGCGGCGGTGGAGAGCCATGCCATCACCTGCGCCATGGCTGCGGGTGCCAGCGGCAGCCAGTGCTCGGCGCCGTATTGACGGGCCAGGTAGACCAGTACGGCCTGACTGTCGCGAATGACGATATCGCCGTCTTCCAGCACCGGCACCTGCCCGAACGGGTTTTTTGCCAGGAAAGCTGCGGATTTGTGCTCGCCCTCCTGTCCGTTCAGTGCCACGCTTTCATATTTCAGGCCGAGCAAGGACAGCATCAGTCTGGCTTTGTGGCTCTGTCCGGAGCGCGGGAATTCATAAAGTTTCATACTGTTTTCTCCTGTTTACTGGCTTGGGCTGAGGGGGTGTCTGCGTTCAATTATCATGCAATTCGCTGTCAGCCGGTGGCACGAGCTGCATATGCGGGATTCTGGATTTGCAGTTGCCATATACCTGCTCTGTGGTGACGCGGACATAGCGTTGCGCGAGCGGCCAGATGTCGGCATATGCCGATTGCGTTTCCACGATCTCCGCCTGCCCGTTCAGGCGCACGCGTGTGCTCGACTGGAAATCGATGAACAGCATGCCGATGTGGCCATTAACGATAATGTTGCCCAGCGAGTTGTATAGCCTGTTGCCGCGATAATCCGGAAATATCAGTGTTTTGCTATCCAGCACTTTGGTCAGCGGGTAGGGCTGTCCGGCAATATTGTGTTCGCGCCCGCGAAAGCTGCAATCGCATTCGCCTGCGGTATTTGCGGTGGCGATGAAAAAGAATGGCAGGTTTTCGATAAATTCGACGAGGCTGGATGGAATGTTGTTATGGAACATGCTGTTAAGCCTGTGCGCATCCCAGACGCCTTCAGCGCCAAAACGTAGTTGTGCCGCCAGTTCGCCATCGTGCAGCAAAGTGCTGACTGGATGTGGGGCAGGTGTGGGTTGCCGGTTTTCCGTGGGCTGGGTCATGGTTAAGTTCCTTGTAGGCTTTGACGCTAACTTTGCCTGAATTCAGCTGCAGGCAGAATAGTCAGTACCAGCAATTTACTATTGCATAAATCGGAATAATTCTTGAGGATGTTTGGCATGGATTTATCATTGCCGGCAATAATCATCGGGTAATTGTCGCGCTTCAGGAGCCGTGTATGGATAAGCTGCATTTGATGACGGTATATGTAGCCGTGGCCGAGAGCCGGAGTTTTGCTGCGGGTGCACGCCGGTTAGGCATGTCGCCGCCAGCAGTGACGCGTGCTGTTGCCCTGCTCGAACATGAGTTGGGTGTCAAGTTGTTAACTCGTACCACGCGTCATGTGCGGGTAACGGATGCGGGACAGCGTTATCTTGACGATGTGCGTCGTATTCTGGGTGAAGTGGCTGAGGCAGATGAAGCGGCTGCAGGTATCAATGCCGAGCCGCGCGGGCATTTGACGGTGACTGCGCCCAGCCTGTTTGGCAGGATGTTCGTATTGCCCGGCATAGTCGAGTTTCTGCAGCGCCATCCGGCGATGGAAGTGTCGGCGCTGTTGCTGGACCGGGTAGTGAACATGCTGGAAGAAGGCGTCAATGTGGCAGTGCGTATCGGCGAGCTGCCGGATTCAAGCATGACGGCGATTCGCGTCGGTCAGGTGCGCCGGGTAGCGTGTGCTGCGCCGCAGTATCTTGCTGCGCATGGCACGCCACTTACTCCGGCTGCGCTGGCGCAGTACTGCATCATCAATACCAATAATATGGGTGCGGGATGTGAATGGAAATTCGGCCATGCCGCTACGGCAACGACGGTACATGTCAGGCCGCGATTGTCGGTTACCACCAATGACGCCGCCATAGAGGCTGCCATGCAGGGTTTTGGCATCGCGCGCATCCTGTCGTATCAGGTTGCGGCCCTGTTCGAGACAGGTGCATTGGTGCCGATACTGAGCGATTACGAGCCGCCGGCGATGCCTATTCATGTGATTTACCGGGAGGGGCGCCATGCGTCGGCGAAAGTACGCTCCTTTGTCGATATGATGGTGCAGCATTTGCAAGGCGACTGCACGTTACGCTGAGTCGTGCCAGCGGCGCATAGCCTGTTCGCCGATGCTGCGTAAAAATGCTAAAATGCAAGGTGTTAAATTCTGCATTTTAGTGTTCGCTGTACGGCGCATATTGTGAAAAAAATCTATATCAAGACGTTTGGCTGCCAGATGAACGAGTACGACTCGGACAAGATGGCGGATGTGATGCGCGCGGCCGAAGGCATGACGCCGACCAATGATCCGGCAGAAGCCGATGTGATTTTGTTCAATACCTGTTCGGTGCGTGAGAAGGCGCAGGAGAAGGTGTTTTCCGACCTCGGGCGCGTGCGCGAGCTGAAGGTCGCCAAGCCCGGGCTGATTATCGGCGTCGGGGGCTGTGTGGCCAGCCAGGAAGGCGCCACGATCATTTCGCGGGCACCCTATGTCGATGTCGTGTTCGGCCCGCAAACCCTGCACCGTCTGCCTGATCTGATAGCGAAACGCCGCAGCAGCGGGCGTCCGCAACTGGATATTTCATTCCCTGAAATCGAGAAATTCGATCATCTGCCTGCGGCCAGTGTCGATGGTGCGGCGGCTTTTGTGTCGATCATGGAAGGCTGTTCCAAGTATTGTTCGTTTTGTGTCGTGCCCTATACGCGCGGCGAGGAAGTGTCGCGGCCGTTTGACGATATTCTGGCCGAGATTGCGGGATTGACTGCGCAAGGCGTAAAAGAAGTCAATCTGCTCGGGCAGAACGTCAACGCCTATCGCGGCCAGATGGCGGATGGCGAAACGGCGGATTTCGCGCTGCTGCTTGAATATGTGCACGAGATTCCGGGTATCGAGCGCTTGCGCTATACCACCAGCCACCCGCGCGAATTCACTCCTCGCCTGATCGAGGCTTATACACGACTGCCCAAGCTGGTGTCGCTGCTGCATCTGCCGGTGCAGTCGGGATCGGACCGCATCCTGGCGGCGATGAAGCGCGGTTATACCGCTCTGGAATATAAATCGATTATCCGGCGTTTGCGTGAAGCGCGTCCCGATATTGTGATATCGTCGGATTTTATTATCGGATTTCCGGGTGAGACTGATGCCGATTTCGAGGCAACCATGCAACTGATAGAAGCGGTAGGTTTCGATACTTCATACAGCTTCATTTACAGCAAGCGGCCTGGCACGCCGGCAGCGGATCTGCCGGACGATGTGCCGCATGCGGTGAAACAGGCGCGTCTGGCGCGGGTGCAGGCAGCCATAGATGCCAATACCCATGCGATCAGCCAGGGCATGGTCGGCACCCTGCAGCGCGTGCTGGTGACCGGGCAGGCAAAAAAGGACAGCAATGATCTGAGCGGGCGTACCGATAATAATCGCGGCGTGCATTTCCCCGGCCATCCGCGCCTGATCGGTGAAATTGTCACGGTTAGAATTACTCGGGCCCAGACTTACAGCCTGCGCGGCGAAGTAGTGGTGCAGTGATGGAAGTGACATTCGCACCGGTCGACAATACCAAACTGGCGAATTTATGCGGGGTGCTGGAAGAGAACCTGCGTCAGATCGAAATCGCACTGGATGTCAGCATCACGCGGCGTGGCGAGCATTTTCATATTACCGGCAAAACCGTGCCCATGCGTCGCGCGGCGAATCTGCTGGAGAGCTTTTATCAGAAAGCCGCGCTGCCGGTGAATGTGGAAGAGATTCAGTTGGCCCTGATCGAAGTGGCGCATGAGGCTATGCCTGGCAGCGACAGCGCACCCGTGCTGCTGACCCGTCGCAGCGATCTGCGCGGCCGCACGCCGCGGCAAAATACCTACCTCGCACAGATACAGGCTCATGACATTACTTTCGGCGTGGGTCCGGCCGGCACCGGCAAGACTTTTCTCGCGGTCGCCAGTGCGGTGGATGCGCTGGAGCGTGATCTGGTAAAACGCATCATCCTGACCCGGCCCGCAGTGGAGGCCGGCGAGCGTCTGGGCTTCCTGCCCGGCGATCTGGCGCAGAAGATCGACCCGTATCTGCGCCCATTGTACGATGCGTTGTACGACCTGATGGGCTCCGATAAAATGGGCAAACTGTTTGAGCGCGGCACCATAGAGATCGCGCCGCTGGCTTATATGCGCGGTCGCACGCTGAATCAGGCGTTCATTATTCTGGACGAAGCGCAGAATACCACGCCGGAACAGATGAAGATGTTCCTGACCCGCATCGGCTTCGGCTCCAAAGCAGTGATTACCGGAGACGTTACCCAGGTCGATCTGGCGCGCCATCAAAAAAGCGGACTGGTCGATGCCGGCGAAGTGCTGCACGATGTTCGCGGTATCGCTTTTACCCATTTCCAATCCGAAGATGTGGTGCGCCACCCGCTGGTAGCCCGTATCGTTAATGCTTATGAAAAACGTGATCAAGCCCTCTGAACCCTCCCCCCGAAGTCGTGTCCCGCAGCCGCGCTTGAGCCTTTCGGTCCAGCGCGCGATGCGGGCCACCGATGCACCCAGCCGTACCCAGATCATCCAGTTCGCTCGCGCTGCACTCGAACGTGATGCCGAAATCACCATCCGTATCGTCAACGAGGCGGAAGGCCGTCAGCTCAATCGCGACTATCGCCACAAGGATTACGCCACCAATGTGCTATCGTTCGTTTACGAAACGGCACCTGTCGTGCTGGGCGATCTGGTGCTGTGCGCCCCGGTAGTGACGCGCGAAGCGCTGGAACAGGATAAATCCGCCATAGCCCATTATGCGCATCTGATCGTGCATGGCGTCTTGCACTTGCAGGGCTACGATCATGAAAATGATGCGGATGCCGCAGTAATGGAAGCACGGGAAATAGAAATTGTTACCGGGTTGGGATTCGCCAATCCTTATCTTGAACGGAGTCGCTGAATCATGGAAGAGCCATCTAAACCGAGCTGGTTTGAACGCCTGGGCGCATTGCTGACCCACGAACCGGAGACGCGTGACGAATTGCTGGATATCCTGCAAGGGGCGTACCAGCACAATTTGCTTGATTCCGACGCGCTGGCAATGATCGAAGGTGTGCTGCAAGTCTCGGAAATCCAGGTGCGCGACATCATGATTCCGCGCGCGCAGATGGATGTGATCGATATCAATGCCCCCCCTGCTGCTTTTATCCCGGGCATCATAGAAACTGCGCACTCGCGTTTCCCTGTGTTCGACAGGAACAAGGACGATATCATCGGCATTCTGCTGGCGAAGGATTTGCTGCGCTATTACGCCGAATCCGGTTTTCATGTGCGCGAAATGTTGCGTCCTGCCGTGTTCATCCCCGAATCCAAGCGCCTGAATGTATTGTTGAAGGAGTTCCGCGCGAGCCGTAACCATATGGCGATCGTGGTGGACGAGTACGGCGGCGTTGCCGGGCTGGTGACGATAGAAGATGTGCTGGAACAGATAGTCGGTGATATCGAGGACGAATACGATTTCGATGAAACCGAAGACAATATCATCCAGGATAAGGGCGGCCGCTATCGCGTCAAGGCAATGACCGAGATCGCGGATTTCAACGAAGTGATGGGTACGGAACTGGACGATGCGGATTACGATACCATTGCCGGACTGGTGGTGAATCGCTTCGGGCATATGCCAAAACGCGGTGAGACCATCGTGTTTGACGGGCTTAAATTCGAAGTGCTGCGCGCCGATACACGCCGTGTGCATACTTTGCTGGTGGAAAAGAAAATGCAATCTGCACCCGTCTGACCGTTTGTCGTACCCAATAAAAAAGGCAGCCGAAGCTGCCTTTTTTATTGGGTGGGACCGGATTACTTGATAATCGCAGCCAATTCGCCTTTAGCGTATTTGGCAGCCATTTTTTCCAGGTCAACCGGCTTGATCTTGCTGGCCTGGCCTGCAGAACCGAATGCTTCATAACGCAGTTTGCAGATTTCCTGCATGGCTTTGGTGGAAGCGAGCAGGAATTTGCGCGGGTCGAATTCAGAACGGTTTTCAGCCAGGAATTTACGCACTGCACCGGTCGAAGCCATGCGCAAGTCGGTATCAATGTTGACTTTACGCACGCCGTGCTTGATGCCTTCAACGATCTCTTCGACTGGCACGCCGTAGGTTTCGCCCATGTCGCCGCCGAAATCATTGATGATTTTCAGCCATTCCTGTGGCACTGAAGAAGAACCGTGCATGACCAGGTGGGTGTTAGGGATGCGTGCGTGAATTTCCTTGATGCGGCTGATCGCCAGGATGTCGCCTGTAGGCGGACGGGTGAATTTGTATGCGCCATGCGAGGTGCCGATCGCGATGGCCAGAGCGTCAACACCCGTTTTCTTGACGAAATCGGCAGCTTCTTCCGGGTCGGTCAGCAGTTGCGAGTGGTCCAGTACGCCTTCAGCGCCAACGCCGTCTTCTTCGCCAGCCATGCCGGTTTCCAGGGAACCCAGACAGCCCAATTCGCCTTCAACGGATACGCCGACAGCGTGAGCGATATCAACTACTTTACGAGTGATTTCGACGTTGTATTCGTAGGTTGCAGGTGTCTTGCCGTCTTCTTTCAGCGAGCCGTCCATCATCACCGATGAGAAGCCGTCAGCGATCGAACGTACGCAGACCGGCATGCTCGCGCCGTGATCCTGATGCATGACCACCGGAATGTGCGGATAGGCTTCAACCGCTGCAGTGATCAGATGGCGCAGGAAGCTGGCACCTGCATATTTGCGGGCGCCGGCAGAAGCTTGCATGATAACCGGGCTGCCGCAGGCATCCGCGGCTTGCATGATGGCATGCACCTGCTCGAGGTTGTTAACGTTGAAAGCCGGCAAACCGTAGCCGTTTTCAGCGGCATGATCCAGTAATTGACGTAATGAAACGAGTGCCATGGTGATCTCCTTGGTAAGTAAATAAAATAATTAGTTGGTACGGTGTTTGTATTCGCCCACTTTGACAATCTTCATGGTGTTCGTGCCGCCGGCCTCGCCGATAGGCTCGCCGATGGTGAGCACGATGAGGTCGCCTTCACGCACGGCGCCACGGCGGCGCAGCTCTTCCTCTGCCTCAATCAGCAAGGCATCACGGTCTTTGGAATCCACTTTGAAATTGATAGGATACACGCCGCGATACAAGGTTACTTTACGGCGGGTGGAAACTTCGGGGGTGAGTGCGTAGATCGGTACCGCGGTACTGATACGCGACATCCATAAGCAGGTGGAACCGGACTGGGTCAGCGCGGCAATCGCCCGTACGTTCTCCAGATGCGTTGCAGTGAAAATCGCAGCCAGTGCCACCGATTCATCAACACGGGCGACTTCCTTGTCCAGCTTGTTGCTGCTGAATTCCTGTTCCTGTTCTTTTTCCGCTTCCATGCAAACCCGGTGCATCGCGGCAATGGCCTCGACCGGATAAGATCCCGCGGCTGTCTCGGCGGAAAGCATCACTGCGTCAGTGCCGTCGAGCACGGCATTGGCGACGTCGGATACTTCGGCGCGAGTCGGAATCGGGTTCTGGATCATCGATTCCATCATTTGCGTAGCGGTGATAACCGGTCTGTTGTGCTTGCGTGCGATGCGGATCATTTTTTTCTGCAGTGCAGGGACGGCAGCGTCGCCGACTTCCACGCCCAGGTCGCCGCGCGCTACCATGATCGCATCTGACGCCAGCACGATTTCTTCCAGCGCTTCGATGGCTTCCGCTCGCTCGATTTTGGCGACCAGCATGCCGTGACCGCCAGCTTCCTTGAGCAGGCGCCGCGCCAGATGCATGTCATCGGCAGAGCGCGGGAACGAGATGGCGATGTAGTCAGCCTGCAATGCGGCAGCTGTTTTCAGGTCTTCCATGTCCTTGTCGGTCAATGCCGCCGCAGACAGGCCGCCGCCTTTGCGGTTGATGCCCTTGTTGTTGGAGAGCACGCCGCCCTGGATGACTTTGCAGATGATCTCCGCACCCTTGACCTCTTCTACCCACATTTCGATGCGGCCGTCGTCGAGCAGCAAGGTCGCGCCGCGTTCCAGGTCTTTAGGCAGGTCCTTGTAGTCCAGGCCCACGCGTTCCTGATTGCCGAGCTTGCAATCGGCATCAAGAATGAACTGGTCGCCTGCGGCCAGGGTGATTTTGCTGTCGGCGAATTTGCCTACGCGGATTTTAGGACCTTGCAAGTCAGCCAATACGCCAATAGCACGGCCACGGGCGCGTGCTAACGAACGTACCAGTTCGGCGCGGTCAATGTGGTCTTGCGCTGTACCATGAGAGAAGTTAAGGCGGACTACGTCCAGGCCGGCTTCCATCATTTTGTCTAATACTTTTGCGTCGTTTGATGCTGGGCCTAATGTGGCGACGATTTTGGTTCTGCGTATCATTTAAGTTTACCAGTTCGTGACTCGACTTAAAGCGGGTGCCGGTCTGGCACCCGCCAATTCTACTTATTTTGCTGCAGCGCGCTGTTCCAGGATTTCTACGGCAGGCAGTTTCTTTCCTTCGAGGAATTCGAGGAACGCACCGCCAGCGGTGGAAATATAAGACACTTTGTCGTAAATGTCATACTTCTGGATAGCGGCAATCGTATCGCCGCCGCCAGCCAGGGTAAATGCGCTGGTTTTGGCAATCGCATCGGCGATGGTTTTGGTGCCTGCGCCGAATTGATCGAATTCGAACACGCCTACCGGGCCGTTCCATACAACGGTACCCGCTTTCATGATGATGTCGGCAAGTTCCTGGGCAGATTTCGGACCGATGTCGAAAATCATGTCATCGTCGGCAACATCGCTCGCATCTTTCAGTACGGCTGGTTCATTGGCATCGAATTTCTTGCCGCAGACGACATCAACCGCGACCGGTATGGTCGCGCCGCGAGCTGTCATTTTGGTCATCAGCGCTTGCGCTACCGGCACCAGATCATCTTCGCACAATGATTTGCCGACGTTTTTGCCGGTGGCTTTGATGAAGGTGTTGGCAATGCCGCCGCCCACCACCATTTGATCCACTTTTTCGGACAGGGCTTCGAGCACGGTGAGCTTGGTTGAAACCTTGGAGCCGCCGACGATCGCAACCATAGGACGTGCCGGGCTTAACAGCGCCTTGGTCAAAGCTTCCAGTTCTTCGGTGAGCAGGATGCCGGCTGCGGCGACAGGCGCGAAC from Sulfuriferula sp. AH1 harbors:
- a CDS encoding nuclear transport factor 2 family protein, with the protein product MNAATLHTTSATRPPCPPFTRETAIQKVRMAEDGWNSRDPLRVAMAYTVDSQWRNRSEFPQGREQIVAFLTRKWQRELDYRLIKELWAFDGNRIAVRFAYEWRDADNNWFRAYGNENWEFDVHGLMQRRYASINDLAIAASERKFHWPQGRRPDDHPGLSELGL
- a CDS encoding PhoH family protein codes for the protein MEVTFAPVDNTKLANLCGVLEENLRQIEIALDVSITRRGEHFHITGKTVPMRRAANLLESFYQKAALPVNVEEIQLALIEVAHEAMPGSDSAPVLLTRRSDLRGRTPRQNTYLAQIQAHDITFGVGPAGTGKTFLAVASAVDALERDLVKRIILTRPAVEAGERLGFLPGDLAQKIDPYLRPLYDALYDLMGSDKMGKLFERGTIEIAPLAYMRGRTLNQAFIILDEAQNTTPEQMKMFLTRIGFGSKAVITGDVTQVDLARHQKSGLVDAGEVLHDVRGIAFTHFQSEDVVRHPLVARIVNAYEKRDQAL
- the fba gene encoding class II fructose-bisphosphate aldolase (catalyzes the reversible aldol condensation of dihydroxyacetonephosphate and glyceraldehyde 3-phosphate in the Calvin cycle, glycolysis, and/or gluconeogenesis) — its product is MALVSLRQLLDHAAENGYGLPAFNVNNLEQVHAIMQAADACGSPVIMQASAGARKYAGASFLRHLITAAVEAYPHIPVVMHQDHGASMPVCVRSIADGFSSVMMDGSLKEDGKTPATYEYNVEITRKVVDIAHAVGVSVEGELGCLGSLETGMAGEEDGVGAEGVLDHSQLLTDPEEAADFVKKTGVDALAIAIGTSHGAYKFTRPPTGDILAISRIKEIHARIPNTHLVMHGSSSVPQEWLKIINDFGGDMGETYGVPVEEIVEGIKHGVRKVNIDTDLRMASTGAVRKFLAENRSEFDPRKFLLASTKAMQEICKLRYEAFGSAGQASKIKPVDLEKMAAKYAKGELAAIIK
- a CDS encoding LysR family transcriptional regulator, with the translated sequence MDKLHLMTVYVAVAESRSFAAGARRLGMSPPAVTRAVALLEHELGVKLLTRTTRHVRVTDAGQRYLDDVRRILGEVAEADEAAAGINAEPRGHLTVTAPSLFGRMFVLPGIVEFLQRHPAMEVSALLLDRVVNMLEEGVNVAVRIGELPDSSMTAIRVGQVRRVACAAPQYLAAHGTPLTPAALAQYCIINTNNMGAGCEWKFGHAATATTVHVRPRLSVTTNDAAIEAAMQGFGIARILSYQVAALFETGALVPILSDYEPPAMPIHVIYREGRHASAKVRSFVDMMVQHLQGDCTLR
- the ybeY gene encoding rRNA maturation RNase YbeY; the encoded protein is MSLSVQRAMRATDAPSRTQIIQFARAALERDAEITIRIVNEAEGRQLNRDYRHKDYATNVLSFVYETAPVVLGDLVLCAPVVTREALEQDKSAIAHYAHLIVHGVLHLQGYDHENDADAAVMEAREIEIVTGLGFANPYLERSR
- the miaB gene encoding tRNA (N6-isopentenyl adenosine(37)-C2)-methylthiotransferase MiaB — its product is MVKKIYIKTFGCQMNEYDSDKMADVMRAAEGMTPTNDPAEADVILFNTCSVREKAQEKVFSDLGRVRELKVAKPGLIIGVGGCVASQEGATIISRAPYVDVVFGPQTLHRLPDLIAKRRSSGRPQLDISFPEIEKFDHLPAASVDGAAAFVSIMEGCSKYCSFCVVPYTRGEEVSRPFDDILAEIAGLTAQGVKEVNLLGQNVNAYRGQMADGETADFALLLEYVHEIPGIERLRYTTSHPREFTPRLIEAYTRLPKLVSLLHLPVQSGSDRILAAMKRGYTALEYKSIIRRLREARPDIVISSDFIIGFPGETDADFEATMQLIEAVGFDTSYSFIYSKRPGTPAADLPDDVPHAVKQARLARVQAAIDANTHAISQGMVGTLQRVLVTGQAKKDSNDLSGRTDNNRGVHFPGHPRLIGEIVTVRITRAQTYSLRGEVVVQ
- a CDS encoding glutathione S-transferase family protein, producing MKLYEFPRSGQSHKARLMLSLLGLKYESVALNGQEGEHKSAAFLAKNPFGQVPVLEDGDIVIRDSQAVLVYLARQYGAEHWLPLAPAAMAQVMAWLSTAANEVARGPGLLRMHHKFGRDINLAEAQQTSANLLGILQAQLARQQWLAGDQISIADIAVYPYLALAPEARLDVQPYPAITGWLGRIQSLEHYVGMPGMWAPAATA
- the pyk gene encoding pyruvate kinase; translated protein: MIRRTKIVATLGPASNDAKVLDKMMEAGLDVVRLNFSHGTAQDHIDRAELVRSLARARGRAIGVLADLQGPKIRVGKFADSKITLAAGDQFILDADCKLGNQERVGLDYKDLPKDLERGATLLLDDGRIEMWVEEVKGAEIICKVIQGGVLSNNKGINRKGGGLSAAALTDKDMEDLKTAAALQADYIAISFPRSADDMHLARRLLKEAGGHGMLVAKIERAEAIEALEEIVLASDAIMVARGDLGVEVGDAAVPALQKKMIRIARKHNRPVITATQMMESMIQNPIPTRAEVSDVANAVLDGTDAVMLSAETAAGSYPVEAIAAMHRVCMEAEKEQEQEFSSNKLDKEVARVDESVALAAIFTATHLENVRAIAALTQSGSTCLWMSRISTAVPIYALTPEVSTRRKVTLYRGVYPINFKVDSKDRDALLIEAEEELRRRGAVREGDLIVLTIGEPIGEAGGTNTMKIVKVGEYKHRTN
- a CDS encoding rhodanese-like domain-containing protein, whose product is MSGPKESAVNDSLEISVPTALELVRLNLACLLDIRQPFELESEGEIASAVALPLFQFKKSLGHALNEEEQELLDADLPSQQDTQHFFNLINGLHYDKDYILICVCNSGRRSLHAAQLLRALGYRRGFSLRGGFRALQEPAG
- a CDS encoding HlyC/CorC family transporter — protein: MEEPSKPSWFERLGALLTHEPETRDELLDILQGAYQHNLLDSDALAMIEGVLQVSEIQVRDIMIPRAQMDVIDINAPPAAFIPGIIETAHSRFPVFDRNKDDIIGILLAKDLLRYYAESGFHVREMLRPAVFIPESKRLNVLLKEFRASRNHMAIVVDEYGGVAGLVTIEDVLEQIVGDIEDEYDFDETEDNIIQDKGGRYRVKAMTEIADFNEVMGTELDDADYDTIAGLVVNRFGHMPKRGETIVFDGLKFEVLRADTRRVHTLLVEKKMQSAPV
- a CDS encoding pyridoxamine 5'-phosphate oxidase family protein produces the protein MTQPTENRQPTPAPHPVSTLLHDGELAAQLRFGAEGVWDAHRLNSMFHNNIPSSLVEFIENLPFFFIATANTAGECDCSFRGREHNIAGQPYPLTKVLDSKTLIFPDYRGNRLYNSLGNIIVNGHIGMLFIDFQSSTRVRLNGQAEIVETQSAYADIWPLAQRYVRVTTEQVYGNCKSRIPHMQLVPPADSELHDN
- a CDS encoding phosphoglycerate kinase produces the protein MAFIRVTDLDLKGKRVFIRADMNVPVKDGKVTSDARITASMRTIEHCLKAGAKVMVTSHLGRPTEGEYSEENSLKPVADVLAAKLGKPVRLIRDWINGGFEVAAGELVLLENVRFNKGEKKNLDETAQKYAALCDVFVMDAFGTAHRAEASTHGVAKFAPVAAAGILLTEELEALTKALLSPARPMVAIVGGSKVSTKLTVLEALSEKVDQMVVGGGIANTFIKATGKNVGKSLCEDDLVPVAQALMTKMTARGATIPVAVDVVCGKKFDANEPAVLKDASDVADDDMIFDIGPKSAQELADIIMKAGTVVWNGPVGVFEFDQFGAGTKTIADAIAKTSAFTLAGGGDTIAAIQKYDIYDKVSYISTAGGAFLEFLEGKKLPAVEILEQRAAAK